From Bradyrhizobium sp. NDS-1, the proteins below share one genomic window:
- a CDS encoding acyl-CoA dehydrogenase family protein has protein sequence MELALSPEDAAFRDEVRSFIADNYPAEMRVPNPETDLTKEQSLLWHRILHKKGWIAPLWPKEYGGPGWSVTRRFVFEQETTRAGTLPPLAFSVTMVGPVIYTFGNEAQKKRFLPRILSGEDWWCQGYSEPGSGSDLATVRTKAVRDGDHYIVNGHKTWTTLAQHADWIFCLVRTDPNAKPQSGISFLLIDMKSPGVTVRPIITIDGSHEVNDVFLENVRVPVENLVGEENKGWTYAKFLLGNERTSMAGIGRSTRYIQKLKQIVKAEIPADDPAHVEFLRDIARIELDVLALEATELRVVAQMARGIDPGPAASLFKIRGTEIFQNITELTHRAIGNYGLAIREHPVSANRFMPGPDYGHTASEKYLNSRKLSIYGGSNEIQRNIIAKAVLGL, from the coding sequence ATGGAGCTCGCACTTTCGCCGGAGGACGCTGCATTCCGAGATGAGGTCCGCTCCTTTATCGCGGACAATTATCCGGCGGAGATGCGCGTCCCGAATCCGGAGACCGATTTAACGAAGGAGCAGTCGCTGCTCTGGCACCGTATCCTGCACAAGAAGGGCTGGATCGCGCCGCTCTGGCCCAAGGAATACGGCGGCCCCGGCTGGTCGGTGACGCGGCGCTTCGTCTTCGAGCAGGAGACGACCCGTGCCGGCACGTTGCCTCCGCTCGCGTTCAGCGTGACCATGGTCGGGCCGGTGATCTACACCTTCGGCAACGAGGCGCAGAAAAAGCGCTTTCTGCCTCGGATTCTGTCGGGTGAGGATTGGTGGTGCCAGGGTTACTCGGAGCCCGGCTCCGGCTCGGACCTTGCGACCGTCAGAACCAAGGCCGTGCGCGACGGCGACCACTACATCGTCAATGGTCACAAGACGTGGACGACGCTTGCGCAGCACGCCGACTGGATCTTCTGCCTGGTGCGAACCGACCCGAATGCGAAGCCGCAATCCGGCATCTCGTTCCTGCTGATCGACATGAAGTCGCCTGGCGTGACGGTGCGGCCGATCATCACGATCGACGGCAGCCATGAGGTCAATGACGTCTTCCTCGAGAACGTCCGCGTGCCCGTCGAGAATCTGGTCGGCGAGGAGAACAAGGGCTGGACCTACGCCAAATTCCTGCTTGGCAACGAGCGCACCAGCATGGCGGGCATCGGCCGGTCGACCCGTTACATCCAGAAGCTCAAGCAGATCGTGAAGGCCGAGATTCCCGCCGATGATCCGGCGCATGTGGAGTTTCTGCGGGACATCGCCCGCATCGAGCTCGATGTGCTGGCGCTGGAGGCGACCGAACTCCGTGTCGTCGCCCAGATGGCGCGCGGCATCGATCCCGGTCCGGCGGCCTCGCTGTTCAAGATCCGCGGGACCGAGATTTTCCAGAACATTACCGAGCTCACCCATCGCGCGATCGGCAATTACGGCCTTGCGATCCGGGAGCATCCGGTCAGTGCCAACCGCTTCATGCCGGGTCCCGATTACGGTCATACGGCATCGGAGAAATACCTGAACTCGCGCAAGCTCAGCATCTACGGCGGCTCGAACGAGATCCAGCGAAACATCATCGCCAAAGCCGTTCTTGGCCTCTAG
- a CDS encoding SDR family oxidoreductase encodes MQKRNATVAVIGAGDFIGGEIAKKFASEGFTVFAGRRNGDKLAPLVKEIEASGGEIHARSLDARKEDEIISFLGDADKHAPLEACIFNIGANVNFPILETTERVFRKVWEMACYSGFLAGREAAKLMLPRGGGNIFFTGATASLRGGSGYAAFASAKFGLRAVAQAMARELGPQNIHVAHLIIDSGVDTEWVRQRRLEALGPTALDDPDALMPPSSVATSYWQLYQQPRSAWTFELEIRPFGEKW; translated from the coding sequence GTGCAGAAGAGAAACGCAACCGTGGCCGTGATCGGCGCGGGTGACTTCATCGGCGGCGAGATCGCAAAGAAGTTCGCCTCGGAAGGGTTCACGGTTTTCGCGGGTCGCCGTAACGGCGACAAGCTGGCGCCGCTCGTCAAGGAGATCGAGGCTTCCGGCGGCGAGATCCATGCCCGCTCGCTCGATGCGCGGAAGGAAGATGAGATCATCTCCTTCCTCGGCGATGCCGACAAGCACGCGCCCCTGGAAGCGTGCATCTTCAATATCGGCGCCAACGTCAATTTTCCGATCCTCGAAACGACGGAGCGCGTCTTCCGCAAGGTTTGGGAGATGGCTTGCTATTCCGGATTCCTGGCCGGCCGCGAGGCGGCGAAGCTGATGTTGCCGCGCGGAGGCGGCAATATCTTCTTCACAGGCGCGACGGCGTCGCTCCGCGGCGGCTCCGGCTACGCGGCCTTTGCAAGTGCGAAGTTCGGCTTGCGCGCGGTGGCGCAGGCCATGGCGCGTGAGTTGGGGCCCCAGAACATCCACGTCGCTCATCTCATCATCGATTCAGGCGTGGACACCGAGTGGGTGCGGCAACGTCGGCTGGAAGCGCTCGGCCCCACCGCACTCGACGATCCGGATGCCTTGATGCCTCCGTCCTCCGTGGCAACGTCCTACTGGCAGCTCTACCAGCAGCCCAGGAGCGCGTGGACGTTCGAACTGGAAATTCGTCCTTTCGGCGAGAAGTGGTAA
- a CDS encoding 2-hydroxychromene-2-carboxylate isomerase has protein sequence MTPKVEFMFDFGSPNAYLAEIAISGIEQRTGAKFEYVPVLLGGIYKATGNMSPFDSLRGIKNKPEYQALETERFIRRHNVTKFRSNPFFPVNTLMLMRCAVAAQLEGMFKPYFRAAYHHMWEEPKKMDDPEVFRTAFVASGVNIDRLAKRAQQDDVKKRLIDLTNDAVSRGAFGSPTFFVGKEMFFGKDQLRDVEESIVEQSKLQSATA, from the coding sequence ATGACCCCGAAAGTAGAGTTCATGTTCGATTTCGGCAGCCCGAACGCTTATCTGGCCGAGATCGCCATTTCTGGCATCGAGCAGCGCACCGGCGCCAAGTTCGAGTACGTTCCGGTTCTTCTTGGCGGCATCTACAAGGCGACCGGCAACATGTCGCCCTTCGACTCCCTTCGTGGCATCAAGAACAAGCCCGAGTACCAGGCGCTCGAGACGGAGCGGTTCATTCGCCGGCATAACGTAACCAAATTTCGTTCGAACCCCTTTTTCCCGGTCAATACGCTCATGTTGATGCGGTGCGCCGTTGCCGCGCAATTGGAGGGGATGTTCAAGCCCTATTTCAGGGCGGCCTATCATCATATGTGGGAAGAGCCGAAGAAGATGGACGATCCGGAGGTGTTCCGGACCGCGTTCGTCGCTTCCGGCGTCAATATTGACAGGTTGGCGAAGCGCGCCCAGCAAGACGACGTGAAGAAGAGGCTGATCGATCTGACGAACGACGCGGTAAGCCGCGGAGCGTTTGGCTCGCCGACGTTCTTTGTCGGGAAGGAGATGTTTTTCGGAAAGGACCAGCTTCGGGACGTGGAGGAATCGATTGTCGAGCAATCGAAACTCCAATCTGCGACGGCCTAA
- a CDS encoding winged helix-turn-helix transcriptional regulator — MKWKELEEEPCSMARTIGVIGDRWTLLILRECFLRTRRFEGFQSALGITRHLLAERLKKLVRQGILRRIPYQESPKRHEYILTQKGLDLYPIMMAIVHWGDTHMVDERGRPLLHQHRNCGKDFDPVMVCSECGEPVLAKEVHTHAGPGAGRPLAGNAAEGPAPKAKARRKAA; from the coding sequence ATGAAATGGAAAGAACTTGAGGAAGAGCCATGCTCAATGGCCCGAACCATTGGGGTCATTGGCGATCGATGGACCCTGCTTATCCTGCGCGAATGTTTTCTGCGCACCCGCCGCTTCGAAGGTTTTCAGTCTGCACTGGGAATTACGCGCCATCTGCTCGCCGAACGGCTGAAGAAGCTCGTTCGGCAAGGCATTCTTCGTCGGATTCCCTATCAAGAGTCGCCTAAACGTCACGAGTACATCCTGACCCAGAAGGGGTTGGATCTCTATCCCATCATGATGGCGATCGTGCATTGGGGCGATACTCACATGGTGGACGAACGCGGCCGGCCCCTGCTGCACCAGCACCGCAATTGCGGGAAGGACTTCGATCCCGTCATGGTGTGCTCCGAGTGCGGCGAACCGGTTCTAGCCAAAGAGGTTCACACGCATGCGGGCCCTGGCGCCGGACGGCCCCTCGCAGGGAACGCAGCGGAAGGGCCTGCGCCGAAAGCCAAGGCGCGACGCAAGGCGGCCTGA
- a CDS encoding AMP-binding protein, producing the protein MSTNTPVFAPKEVSLQRRDDGTLILSSPIELGDCDWRITDFLPTWAKAAPNRIFLAQRNSSGEWDEITYGRAWALVRAVGQSLIEMGAKPGDSLAILSGNSIENAMISFAAMSIGVILAPVSPNYTLMPGGLSRLKDIAEVLRPKFVFVQSGQAFSAGRSIPELGAATWISVDGAPDTVPYSDLMKERDGYEGFERASNAVSCDAVAKILFTSGSTGLPKGVLNTHRMMASSLQMGSLLVAPSEAPVQVEWMPWHHTMGSNVILHGILKNGGTLYIDDGRPLPQLFHKTLLNLKEISPTAMFNVPAGYNFLCDAIEKDPELGASILKRLDRLSYAGAAISQNTLERLYRLMSSITGRQIPVMSGYGTTETAPTISTTHWATDRPGEIGLPAPGLQLKLLPVSDTYEVRVKGPNVTPGYLGRPDLTKMAFDEEGFYRIGDTVSFMDPEKPEAGLRFTGRISENFKLANGTWVSIGNMRAAILAAARGVLSDIVVAGENREWCGLLCWLNPTEAAQIAAQPSADLNRDDRVVQFLKDRFQEYNQTVGSSENVGAFLLLNEPPSMAAGEITDKAYVNQRAVLKHRSDHVEALYSSDPSRGVIRV; encoded by the coding sequence ATGTCAACGAATACACCTGTCTTCGCGCCCAAAGAGGTCTCACTGCAGCGTCGGGACGACGGTACGCTCATCCTGAGTTCGCCGATCGAGCTGGGAGATTGCGATTGGCGCATTACGGATTTTCTCCCGACCTGGGCGAAAGCGGCTCCGAATCGTATCTTCCTGGCTCAACGCAATTCAAGCGGTGAGTGGGACGAGATCACCTATGGTCGCGCGTGGGCTCTGGTTCGGGCGGTTGGTCAAAGCCTGATCGAAATGGGGGCCAAGCCTGGGGACAGCCTCGCCATCCTGTCCGGAAACTCGATCGAGAACGCGATGATTTCCTTCGCCGCAATGTCGATCGGCGTAATCCTTGCGCCGGTATCGCCGAACTACACCTTGATGCCCGGCGGCCTTTCCCGCTTGAAGGACATCGCAGAGGTGCTGCGTCCCAAGTTCGTCTTCGTGCAGAGCGGACAGGCCTTCTCCGCTGGCCGCTCCATTCCCGAACTCGGAGCCGCCACCTGGATCAGCGTCGACGGTGCACCGGACACGGTACCGTATTCGGACCTGATGAAAGAGCGGGACGGCTACGAGGGCTTCGAACGCGCGTCGAATGCGGTATCTTGCGATGCTGTCGCAAAAATTCTCTTCACGTCAGGCTCGACAGGCCTTCCGAAGGGGGTCTTGAACACCCACCGCATGATGGCAAGCTCTCTGCAGATGGGCAGCCTGCTCGTAGCGCCGTCCGAGGCACCGGTCCAGGTTGAGTGGATGCCCTGGCACCACACGATGGGAAGCAACGTCATTCTGCATGGCATACTGAAGAATGGCGGAACGCTCTATATCGATGATGGCCGGCCTCTACCTCAGCTCTTCCACAAAACGCTCCTGAATCTGAAGGAGATTTCACCGACTGCCATGTTCAATGTGCCTGCCGGGTATAATTTCCTATGCGATGCGATCGAGAAGGATCCCGAGTTGGGCGCAAGCATATTGAAGCGGTTGGACCGGCTGAGTTACGCCGGCGCGGCCATCTCGCAGAACACGCTCGAGCGGCTTTACCGGTTGATGTCGTCGATCACGGGCCGGCAGATCCCCGTCATGTCGGGATACGGCACGACGGAAACCGCTCCAACGATCAGTACGACCCATTGGGCCACAGACCGTCCCGGGGAGATCGGCCTTCCGGCTCCCGGTTTACAGCTCAAACTGCTCCCCGTTTCCGATACTTACGAGGTCAGGGTCAAAGGTCCCAACGTCACGCCGGGCTACCTCGGAAGACCGGATCTGACGAAGATGGCCTTCGATGAAGAGGGCTTCTATCGTATCGGCGATACTGTCTCCTTCATGGACCCGGAAAAGCCGGAGGCGGGGCTTCGCTTCACAGGCAGGATCTCCGAAAACTTCAAGCTCGCCAACGGGACTTGGGTATCGATCGGAAACATGCGGGCTGCGATCCTGGCGGCGGCGCGCGGCGTGCTGTCAGACATCGTGGTTGCAGGCGAGAACCGCGAATGGTGCGGGCTGCTTTGCTGGCTCAACCCGACGGAAGCCGCCCAGATCGCGGCGCAGCCGTCTGCAGACCTCAACCGCGATGACCGCGTCGTGCAATTCCTGAAGGACCGCTTCCAGGAATACAACCAGACCGTCGGTAGCAGCGAGAACGTCGGCGCATTCTTGCTGCTCAATGAGCCGCCCTCGATGGCTGCGGGCGAAATTACCGACAAGGCGTACGTCAACCAACGTGCCGTTCTGAAACACCGGTCGGACCATGTCGAAGCTCTCTACAGTTCCGACCCGAGCCGAGGCGTAATCCGGGTTTGA
- a CDS encoding ABC transporter substrate-binding protein: MMSKWKIAIALAVLLSGSASAAEEPGISDTEIKIGGVFPFSGPASSIGLIGKGLIAYIQSLNERGGVNGRKINYIAYDDSYSPPKAVEHVRKLVESDEISFMYGQLGTPGVSATAKYLRAKGVPSIAIVSGASKFSDVENYPLMTTGIVSYDTEGKIYAKYLTKVLPSAKYAILYQNDDLGKDYVNAFKAYLGSDFDRKVVTAAYEVTEPTIDSQITNLKSSGAEALVIAGTPKFAAQAIRQASVIGWKATIIINFPSASVGGTLAPAGLDKSIGVIAGTITKDVGDEAWKDDPGLRDYRNFFEKYLPGADISNGTYAVGYQQGILLERILKQCGNDLSRKNILAQAKNLKSVIVPVALPGIEVNTSENVNMMWTQMRLQRWTGTSYKLFGDVLDAKSE, translated from the coding sequence ATGATGTCCAAATGGAAAATTGCGATAGCCCTCGCTGTACTTCTGAGCGGTTCGGCCTCCGCTGCGGAAGAGCCAGGCATTTCCGATACCGAGATCAAGATTGGTGGGGTTTTTCCCTTCAGCGGACCGGCGTCATCGATCGGGCTCATTGGCAAGGGTCTTATCGCCTATATCCAATCGCTGAACGAGCGAGGCGGCGTCAACGGGCGCAAGATCAACTACATCGCCTACGATGACTCATACAGCCCACCCAAGGCGGTGGAGCACGTGCGCAAGCTGGTCGAGAGCGATGAAATCTCCTTCATGTACGGCCAGCTAGGTACGCCCGGCGTCTCGGCCACGGCGAAGTATCTCAGGGCAAAGGGAGTGCCCAGCATCGCGATCGTCAGTGGTGCATCCAAGTTCTCGGACGTCGAGAACTATCCCCTGATGACGACCGGTATCGTGAGTTACGATACCGAAGGGAAGATCTACGCCAAGTATCTCACCAAAGTGCTTCCTAGCGCGAAGTACGCAATTCTCTATCAGAACGACGATCTCGGCAAAGACTACGTCAATGCGTTCAAGGCGTATCTCGGCAGCGATTTCGATCGAAAGGTCGTGACTGCCGCTTACGAGGTGACCGAGCCGACGATCGACTCGCAGATCACGAACCTGAAGAGTTCAGGAGCCGAGGCTCTCGTGATCGCCGGGACACCGAAGTTTGCGGCGCAGGCGATCAGGCAGGCCTCGGTGATCGGATGGAAGGCGACCATCATCATCAACTTTCCTTCCGCATCTGTTGGCGGGACGCTCGCGCCGGCCGGGCTCGACAAGTCGATTGGCGTGATCGCAGGCACGATCACCAAGGACGTTGGGGACGAGGCGTGGAAGGACGATCCCGGTCTGCGGGATTATCGAAACTTCTTCGAGAAGTATCTACCCGGCGCCGACATCAGCAACGGGACCTACGCGGTCGGATATCAGCAGGGCATTCTGCTCGAGCGAATACTGAAACAATGCGGCAACGATCTGTCCCGCAAGAACATCCTGGCGCAAGCAAAGAATCTGAAGAGCGTAATCGTCCCCGTCGCGCTGCCGGGGATCGAGGTCAACACCAGCGAAAACGTGAACATGATGTGGACTCAAATGAGGCTGCAGCGCTGGACCGGCACGAGCTACAAATTGTTCGGAGACGTGCTCGACGCGAAGTCCGAGTAG
- a CDS encoding xanthine dehydrogenase family protein molybdopterin-binding subunit, whose amino-acid sequence MARLKTIARRTFLIGSAAIAGGVAFGYYQLRKEPLNPLLKDLKPGEAAITPYVRIDAKGVTLITPRADKGQGSYSIQAHLIAEELDVDPHKVRIHPGPPSPAYFNSRVMDDSLPFSTIDDGMMARGARGGGEMLSRVLGMQITGGSSTVPDGYHKLRLAGAVARETLKEAAAKRAGVSRSQLKTKDGQVILPDGKSISYAELAVEAALLAPIADVTLRPEQEWRYIGKKMRRIDMVAKSTGIQQYGIDVRLDRMVYATVRANPGMGGTIKRYDASSAEKMRGVKKIVPIKDGVGVIADNTWRAFRAAAAIKIEWNDPPYPADSAGMWKVLENSFSKDLQDSRLRNDGDVEKAFAGASKPVEAEYRTPYLAHAPLEPMNAVVLYTKERLDIWTGTQIPVFLQGHAAKLTRLPEEKVYVHAQPIGGSFGARLDDTYALQAIELAIAMEGVPVKMIWSREENMAHDYPRPIQLSRAKGTVRDGKVESMDIDVAGQSMGASWFNRLQAPLPPGPDVSSVNGIWDQPFAIPNCRVTGYRAKEMVPVSPWRSVGASGNGFHHASFLDELIHAAGADPMSELIRLCNHEPSKAVLHTLRDISGWKGSRIDDRRARGIALTVSFGVPMAQIVDVSDTPQGIKIDKVYAVCEVGRILDPINFEAQVQGGIIWALGHAMNCELTYENFAPSQTNFHVFEAMRFHQAPEIIVKGLELGGEVRGIGEPPVPPAAPALANAIFALTGKRVRELPLNKSVTFA is encoded by the coding sequence GTGGCTCGGCTCAAGACGATTGCAAGACGCACGTTTTTGATCGGCTCCGCGGCGATCGCCGGCGGCGTCGCGTTCGGCTACTACCAATTGCGCAAGGAGCCTCTCAATCCGCTGCTCAAGGACCTCAAGCCGGGCGAGGCCGCGATCACGCCGTATGTCCGCATCGACGCAAAGGGCGTCACGCTCATCACTCCGCGAGCCGATAAGGGGCAAGGCTCGTATTCCATTCAAGCTCATCTGATCGCCGAAGAGCTCGACGTCGATCCGCATAAGGTTCGCATCCATCCCGGTCCGCCAAGTCCGGCCTACTTCAACAGCCGGGTCATGGACGACAGCCTGCCGTTCTCTACGATCGACGATGGCATGATGGCGCGCGGGGCGCGGGGAGGCGGCGAAATGTTGAGCCGTGTGCTGGGTATGCAGATCACCGGCGGTTCGTCCACGGTACCCGACGGTTATCATAAACTCCGTTTGGCGGGAGCGGTCGCGCGAGAGACTTTGAAGGAGGCGGCCGCCAAGAGGGCGGGAGTGTCCCGATCGCAACTGAAAACCAAGGACGGTCAGGTCATCCTGCCTGACGGCAAGTCCATCAGTTACGCGGAGCTGGCCGTCGAGGCCGCGCTGCTTGCGCCCATTGCCGATGTCACGCTCAGACCGGAACAGGAGTGGCGCTACATCGGCAAGAAGATGCGCCGGATCGATATGGTCGCGAAGTCCACGGGTATCCAGCAGTATGGGATCGATGTTCGTCTGGACCGAATGGTGTACGCCACCGTCCGGGCCAATCCGGGCATGGGAGGCACGATCAAACGATATGACGCTTCCAGCGCGGAGAAGATGAGGGGCGTCAAGAAGATCGTCCCGATCAAAGACGGTGTAGGCGTCATCGCCGACAACACGTGGAGAGCTTTTCGGGCCGCGGCCGCCATCAAGATCGAATGGAACGATCCTCCTTATCCAGCCGATTCGGCCGGAATGTGGAAGGTGCTGGAGAATTCGTTCTCCAAAGACCTGCAGGATAGCCGGCTCCGCAATGACGGCGACGTCGAGAAGGCGTTCGCCGGCGCGTCCAAGCCCGTTGAGGCGGAGTATCGGACGCCGTACTTGGCCCACGCCCCACTCGAGCCGATGAATGCGGTTGTACTCTATACGAAGGAACGGCTCGACATCTGGACGGGAACGCAGATCCCGGTGTTCCTCCAGGGGCATGCGGCGAAGCTGACCCGACTGCCGGAAGAGAAGGTTTACGTGCACGCTCAGCCGATCGGCGGCAGCTTCGGAGCGCGCCTCGACGACACTTACGCGCTACAGGCGATCGAGCTCGCGATAGCCATGGAAGGCGTTCCGGTCAAGATGATCTGGAGCCGCGAGGAGAACATGGCGCACGACTATCCGCGCCCGATCCAGCTCTCGCGCGCGAAAGGTACGGTTCGCGACGGCAAGGTCGAGAGCATGGACATCGATGTCGCTGGGCAATCGATGGGCGCCTCCTGGTTCAACCGTCTGCAGGCGCCCCTTCCTCCCGGCCCCGACGTCTCCAGTGTCAACGGTATTTGGGACCAACCTTTCGCTATACCGAACTGCCGTGTGACAGGTTACCGGGCGAAGGAGATGGTGCCAGTCAGCCCGTGGCGATCTGTCGGAGCGTCCGGCAATGGCTTCCACCATGCTTCCTTCTTGGACGAACTGATCCACGCCGCCGGTGCGGATCCGATGTCCGAGCTCATTCGTCTCTGCAATCATGAGCCGTCAAAAGCGGTCTTGCATACCTTGCGAGATATTTCCGGCTGGAAAGGCTCGCGGATCGACGATCGGCGAGCCCGAGGGATAGCGCTGACGGTGTCATTCGGCGTGCCGATGGCCCAAATCGTCGACGTCAGCGATACGCCTCAAGGAATCAAGATCGACAAAGTGTATGCCGTTTGTGAGGTGGGGCGCATTCTGGATCCCATCAATTTCGAAGCGCAGGTGCAGGGAGGCATCATATGGGCCTTGGGCCACGCCATGAACTGCGAGCTGACATACGAGAACTTCGCGCCGAGCCAGACGAACTTTCACGTATTTGAGGCTATGAGGTTCCATCAGGCGCCGGAAATCATCGTCAAGGGATTGGAGCTTGGGGGAGAAGTGCGGGGAATTGGCGAACCGCCAGTCCCGCCAGCCGCACCTGCTCTCGCGAACGCAATCTTCGCTCTTACCGGAAAGCGTGTGCGCGAACTGCCGTTGAACAAGAGCGTCACGTTCGCGTGA
- a CDS encoding (2Fe-2S)-binding protein, with protein MHLTVNGKRHDLDVEPEMPLLWVLRDELGILGPKYGCGAGLCGACTVHIDSEAVRSCSINAGAVRGSITTIEGLGTPGNLHVVQQAWIEQQVAQCGYCQSGQMMTAAALLSKTPDPSDAEIAEAMDGNLCRCGTYVRIHSAVKTAAQMMKGK; from the coding sequence ATGCATTTGACCGTCAATGGTAAGCGCCACGACCTGGACGTTGAACCGGAAATGCCGCTCCTTTGGGTGCTTCGAGACGAGCTTGGCATCTTGGGGCCGAAGTATGGTTGCGGTGCGGGCCTTTGTGGCGCGTGCACCGTTCATATCGACAGCGAGGCGGTTCGCTCCTGCTCGATCAACGCTGGTGCGGTTCGCGGCAGCATCACGACAATCGAGGGTCTGGGGACTCCCGGAAACCTGCATGTGGTTCAACAGGCCTGGATCGAGCAGCAGGTCGCGCAGTGCGGTTATTGTCAGTCCGGCCAGATGATGACTGCAGCGGCGCTGCTGTCCAAAACCCCCGATCCTTCGGACGCCGAGATCGCCGAAGCCATGGACGGAAATCTTTGTCGATGCGGGACTTATGTCCGCATCCATAGCGCCGTCAAAACTGCAGCCCAGATGATGAAGGGGAAATAG
- a CDS encoding MarR family winged helix-turn-helix transcriptional regulator yields the protein MARRSIAMSDFPQNCTCSQLRRAARRISRYYDLCLAGTGLKSTQYSLLGFLASEGPMTMASLANIMTMDRATVGHNLRPLERDGLLKIEVSEEDRRVREVAITDRGQEMLLAAYPAWQKARAGFETAFGVREAGHLRELMKRVIDAPLPKVRSEQAATSGRGGRRKLR from the coding sequence TTGGCACGACGTTCGATTGCGATGAGTGATTTTCCTCAGAACTGCACTTGCAGCCAGCTCAGGCGGGCGGCTCGGCGCATATCGCGCTATTACGATCTCTGTCTTGCCGGCACCGGGCTCAAGTCAACCCAGTATAGCCTGCTGGGCTTCCTCGCCTCGGAAGGCCCGATGACGATGGCCAGCCTGGCGAACATCATGACGATGGATCGAGCGACCGTTGGCCATAATCTCCGGCCTCTGGAACGCGATGGCCTCCTCAAGATCGAGGTGAGCGAGGAGGATCGGCGGGTGCGGGAGGTTGCCATCACGGATCGCGGGCAGGAGATGCTGCTCGCGGCCTATCCGGCCTGGCAAAAGGCGAGGGCTGGATTCGAAACGGCGTTCGGGGTGCGTGAGGCGGGCCATCTCCGCGAGCTCATGAAGCGGGTCATCGATGCGCCATTGCCCAAAGTCAGGTCGGAGCAGGCCGCCACTTCTGGGCGAGGAGGGCGGCGGAAACTCAGGTAG
- a CDS encoding SCP2 sterol-binding domain-containing protein — protein sequence MAGLKDHPIADRIRLSPPAPPASLSLDALKALVMECGADDCGVVSLDDPLLRDEAVHARRAFAGARLAVSIVSRTHRAPIRSPTRSAANNEFHQVSHDVDDIARELVGRLEDMGISAMNPPMAFPMEFDRYPERGWVVSHKLVAEAAGMGKRGIHRSVIHPKFGSFILLGTVLVDLEIEAPATALDYNPCFECKLCVVACPVGALKPDGYFDFSSCLNHNYQQFMGGFAHWIEDIADAKSAKDYRSRQPLAETVKRWQSLSYGPNYNAAYCVAVCPAGEHVMADYLADRKAHVETILKPLQEKIEPLYVVRDSDAASHAAKMFPHKTLRFVRSSARATSIGAFLFGMGLSFQRGKSKGLNATYHFVFTGEQPAEATVVIKNQKLTVTPGLTGTADLRIQADSTAWLQTLTGRLSVILALAQRKIRLKGPLKLLKAFGACFPK from the coding sequence ATGGCGGGACTCAAGGATCACCCGATCGCCGACCGCATACGGCTCAGCCCGCCGGCACCGCCTGCATCGCTCAGCCTCGACGCTTTGAAGGCGCTGGTCATGGAGTGCGGTGCCGACGATTGCGGCGTCGTGAGCCTTGACGATCCGCTCCTGCGGGACGAAGCCGTTCATGCTCGCCGCGCCTTCGCGGGAGCTCGGCTGGCGGTGAGCATCGTGAGCCGAACGCATCGCGCCCCAATTCGCTCGCCCACCCGTTCGGCGGCCAACAACGAATTCCATCAAGTCAGCCACGACGTGGACGACATCGCGCGTGAATTGGTTGGTCGGCTCGAGGATATGGGAATCTCGGCGATGAACCCGCCGATGGCTTTCCCGATGGAGTTCGATCGCTATCCTGAACGGGGCTGGGTCGTCTCACACAAGCTCGTGGCCGAGGCAGCCGGCATGGGGAAGCGCGGTATCCATCGCAGCGTCATTCATCCCAAGTTCGGCAGCTTCATCCTGTTGGGCACGGTCCTGGTCGACCTCGAAATCGAAGCACCGGCGACGGCGCTCGACTACAACCCGTGCTTCGAGTGCAAGCTGTGTGTCGTGGCCTGTCCGGTCGGCGCACTCAAACCGGACGGATACTTCGATTTCTCGTCTTGTCTGAACCACAATTATCAGCAGTTCATGGGCGGGTTCGCACACTGGATCGAGGATATCGCCGATGCCAAATCGGCCAAGGATTACCGGAGCCGTCAACCGCTGGCGGAAACCGTAAAGCGCTGGCAGAGCCTCTCCTACGGCCCCAACTACAACGCCGCCTATTGCGTCGCGGTTTGCCCCGCCGGCGAACACGTCATGGCGGACTACCTGGCGGATCGGAAGGCCCACGTTGAGACCATCCTCAAACCGCTCCAGGAGAAGATCGAGCCTCTCTACGTCGTCCGAGACTCGGACGCAGCCAGTCATGCTGCGAAAATGTTCCCGCACAAGACGCTTCGGTTCGTGCGCAGCAGCGCGCGTGCGACGAGCATCGGTGCGTTTCTTTTCGGGATGGGACTTAGCTTCCAGCGGGGCAAGTCCAAGGGCCTCAACGCCACTTACCACTTCGTGTTCACGGGAGAACAGCCTGCAGAAGCCACAGTGGTCATAAAGAATCAGAAACTGACCGTCACCCCTGGCCTGACCGGAACTGCCGACCTGCGGATCCAAGCCGACTCGACGGCATGGTTGCAAACGCTCACGGGACGGCTCTCCGTCATCCTGGCACTCGCTCAACGGAAGATCCGACTCAAGGGGCCCCTGAAACTGCTCAAGGCATTCGGCGCTTGCTTTCCGAAATAG